A single window of Pontibacillus chungwhensis DNA harbors:
- a CDS encoding ABC transporter ATP-binding protein, producing the protein MEQEPLFIFKNVNKSPLKQLDFKVKKGENVMLFGPSGAGKSTLLHLFNRLSDPEEGSIQYLGKNLQDYGIIELRKQVGLVMQAPNLFPGTVLDNLKFGPSLHGEWKDSNAKSLLEAVQLPLDYLNRAIDQLSGGEQQRVSLARTLANKPSVLLLDEPTSALDQHTTEEIEQVLEGLAVEQGVTLIMVTHHLDQAKRLGSRGIFLADGEIVEEGNIEDLLSNPKTEELTSFMS; encoded by the coding sequence TTGGAACAGGAACCGTTGTTTATATTTAAAAACGTAAATAAGTCCCCTTTAAAGCAGTTGGATTTTAAAGTGAAAAAAGGGGAGAATGTGATGCTTTTTGGACCTTCCGGTGCTGGAAAGAGTACGCTCCTCCACCTTTTTAACCGGTTAAGTGACCCTGAAGAAGGGTCGATACAGTATTTAGGGAAGAACCTTCAGGATTATGGAATTATTGAGCTGCGGAAACAAGTTGGGCTTGTTATGCAAGCTCCGAATCTTTTTCCGGGGACTGTTCTTGATAACTTGAAGTTTGGTCCCTCCTTACACGGAGAGTGGAAAGACTCGAATGCGAAATCGTTACTAGAAGCAGTTCAACTCCCACTAGACTATTTGAACCGGGCGATAGATCAACTATCCGGGGGAGAACAGCAGAGGGTTTCGCTTGCCCGAACACTAGCGAATAAACCATCTGTCTTGCTTCTTGACGAGCCGACTAGTGCGTTGGACCAGCACACAACGGAGGAAATAGAACAAGTGTTAGAAGGGTTAGCCGTTGAGCAAGGAGTTACGTTAATTATGGTGACCCACCATTTAGATCAGGCAAAGCGGTTGGGGAGCCGAGGGATTTTTCTTGCAGACGGAGAAATCGTAGAAGAAGGCAATATCGAAGACCTTCTATCAAATCCAAAAACAGAAGAACTAACATCGTTTATGTCTTAA
- a CDS encoding M14 family metallopeptidase, with protein MMRYPYDSKALEEEIGEVTKYATFVTKEIIGYSVLGQPIYELTIGKGPASIHWNGSFHANEWMTSAVLMDVVRQYVKAINHDGVFGEVKARELFSQTRLSVVPMVNPDGVDLVMHGPPHGSDPSEFAKMNGINQTFTPWKGNIRGVDLNNQFPARWEWERARKPKQPSFRDYPGEQPLTEPEAQAMVMLTKKRDFDRVLAFHSQGEVVYWGYQGMEPVQSSKTVDAFYKKSGYLPVRTIESFAGYKDWFIQEYKREGYTVEIGRGINPLPLSSFPVHLEKVKEICAVSLAVPLE; from the coding sequence ATGATGAGGTATCCTTATGATTCTAAGGCGTTAGAAGAAGAAATAGGTGAGGTAACTAAGTACGCCACCTTTGTCACCAAGGAAATAATCGGCTACTCGGTGCTTGGTCAACCCATTTATGAATTAACAATTGGAAAAGGGCCTGCATCTATTCATTGGAATGGATCCTTTCATGCCAATGAATGGATGACAAGTGCGGTTTTAATGGATGTAGTCAGACAATATGTGAAAGCAATTAACCATGATGGTGTCTTTGGTGAGGTGAAAGCAAGAGAGCTGTTTTCACAAACAAGGCTCTCCGTAGTTCCTATGGTGAATCCTGATGGTGTAGACCTTGTGATGCATGGCCCGCCGCATGGAAGCGACCCTAGTGAGTTCGCAAAAATGAATGGAATCAATCAAACATTTACACCCTGGAAAGGGAATATCAGAGGGGTGGATTTAAATAATCAATTTCCTGCAAGATGGGAATGGGAGAGAGCAAGAAAGCCTAAACAACCTTCTTTCAGGGATTATCCTGGAGAACAACCATTGACTGAACCTGAGGCACAGGCGATGGTTATGCTTACAAAAAAACGGGATTTCGATCGGGTGTTAGCCTTTCATTCTCAAGGAGAAGTCGTTTACTGGGGATATCAGGGTATGGAGCCTGTTCAATCCTCTAAAACGGTAGATGCCTTTTATAAAAAGAGTGGTTACTTGCCTGTTCGAACGATTGAAAGCTTTGCAGGTTATAAAGATTGGTTTATACAAGAGTATAAGAGAGAGGGATACACCGTTGAAATAGGGCGAGGCATCAATCCTCTTCCTCTTTCATCATTTCCTGTCCATTTGGAAAAAGTAAAAGAAATTTGTGCGGTAAGTCTGGCAGTGCCTCTTGAATAA
- a CDS encoding LTA synthase family protein: MLQRKSLPLYLVAALLFGVKTYFVYRFIFDLSIENFLQEIILIINPFATAVLFFTFVVLLKPERQIKYIKHLSLLMTLVLYFNVLYYRSFTDFLTIPVLFQTNNVGDLGSSILGLVYATDLLLFVDVAIVYYLSKRVAVDAQPRFKGMKFKAAGIAIVLVMTNFVLAEIERPMLFQRTFDREYLVKNIGVFNYHIYDVALHSKTKAQRVLADGSEMSDIRDYVQNEVKSKQESELEGIAEGKNVIYISAESLQSFVINKKINGKEITPFLNDLIDDSYYFENFYHQTEQGKTSDSEFVVENSLYPLGRGAVFFTHSQNEFNAVPEIVGENGYHSAVYHANNKSFWNRDVMYDSLEYDQFFGEESFDVTPENTIGWGLDDKAFFDQGVDKLKDLEEPYYAKFITLTNHFPFELPEEDQHIDKYDSSSKTLNQYFTTVRYMDESIEKFFQKLKDEGLYKDSIIVIYGDHYGISEYHNNAMSQFLGKEITPYEHTQLQRVPFFIHIPGHEGNKVISKPSGQMDVKPTILSMLGIDTGGDIEFGTDLFTDDVDPFVVLRDGSFITEDYLYASGHCYDRESGEELEGDSCEPLQKKAQQELDYSDQIVYGDLFRFYDFQNGTVADEKDKEDKN; encoded by the coding sequence ATGTTGCAAAGGAAGTCACTTCCATTATATCTGGTTGCTGCTTTGCTTTTTGGTGTTAAAACATATTTTGTATATCGTTTTATTTTTGATCTCTCTATTGAGAACTTCCTACAAGAGATCATTTTAATTATTAATCCATTTGCAACAGCTGTATTATTCTTTACATTTGTTGTATTACTGAAGCCAGAAAGACAAATCAAGTATATTAAGCACTTATCACTCTTAATGACTCTTGTCCTATACTTTAATGTCCTATACTACCGGTCGTTTACAGATTTCTTAACCATACCGGTATTGTTCCAAACGAACAATGTGGGTGATTTAGGGTCTAGTATATTGGGGTTAGTTTACGCTACTGACCTATTATTATTCGTTGATGTAGCTATTGTTTACTATCTGAGTAAGCGTGTAGCGGTGGACGCGCAACCACGCTTTAAGGGAATGAAATTTAAAGCAGCTGGTATTGCGATTGTGCTCGTTATGACAAACTTTGTCCTTGCAGAAATTGAACGTCCGATGTTGTTCCAGCGCACGTTTGACCGTGAATACTTAGTGAAGAATATCGGTGTGTTTAACTATCATATTTATGATGTAGCGCTTCACTCCAAAACAAAAGCGCAGCGCGTTTTAGCAGATGGAAGTGAAATGAGTGACATTCGTGACTATGTTCAAAATGAAGTGAAAAGTAAACAAGAATCCGAGCTTGAAGGAATCGCGGAAGGGAAAAATGTCATTTATATCTCTGCCGAATCTTTACAGAGCTTTGTGATCAATAAGAAGATTAACGGAAAAGAGATCACACCATTTTTAAACGATCTCATTGATGATAGCTATTACTTTGAAAACTTCTATCACCAAACCGAACAAGGGAAGACTTCAGACTCTGAGTTTGTAGTAGAGAACTCGCTATACCCCCTTGGTCGAGGAGCCGTTTTCTTTACTCATTCGCAAAATGAGTTTAATGCTGTGCCTGAGATCGTGGGCGAAAATGGATACCATTCAGCCGTTTATCACGCAAACAACAAAAGTTTCTGGAACCGTGACGTCATGTATGATTCATTAGAATATGATCAATTCTTTGGTGAAGAAAGCTTCGATGTTACACCAGAGAATACAATTGGGTGGGGCTTAGATGATAAAGCATTCTTCGACCAGGGAGTCGATAAGCTTAAAGATTTAGAAGAGCCTTATTATGCGAAGTTCATTACACTTACGAACCATTTTCCTTTTGAACTTCCTGAGGAAGACCAGCATATTGACAAATATGATTCTAGTTCTAAAACACTCAATCAGTACTTTACTACAGTGCGTTATATGGATGAATCGATCGAGAAGTTCTTCCAAAAGCTAAAAGATGAAGGGCTTTATAAAGATAGCATCATCGTTATTTACGGGGATCACTATGGTATTAGTGAATACCACAATAATGCGATGTCTCAGTTCCTGGGGAAAGAAATTACCCCTTATGAACATACACAGCTTCAACGTGTACCATTCTTTATTCATATTCCAGGGCATGAAGGAAATAAAGTCATCTCTAAACCTAGTGGCCAGATGGATGTGAAGCCAACCATCTTAAGTATGTTAGGAATTGATACGGGCGGAGATATCGAATTTGGTACAGATCTCTTTACTGATGATGTTGATCCTTTCGTTGTATTAAGAGATGGAAGCTTTATTACAGAGGACTACTTGTATGCAAGCGGCCATTGCTATGACCGTGAATCAGGTGAAGAGCTAGAAGGGGATTCTTGTGAACCTCTACAGAAAAAGGCTCAACAAGAACTTGATTACTCAGACCAAATTGTTTATGGTGACCTATTCCGCTTTTACGATTTTCAAAACGGAACGGTAGCCGATGAAAAAGATAAAGAAGATAAAAACTAA